The sequence TGGCAAGGTCGCTCATGGAGCTGCTATCCCTCTACTAATGATTCATCTGCCCGCTGCCATAGTGGCAAAGGTGTAAAACTATATCACAAAGCACGCTTTACGGGAAAATAACCGCCGCTGTTTCACGGAAATTGTGCAGATAAGTGCGCTAAAAACGCATCGGCGCAGACGATGCCGCGCCGGAACATGTATAATCCGCGCAACGAGAACAAGGAGCCAGACAAGCCCATGAACGCAGAATCATCCAGCCGAGTGCAAAACGTTGACCACCAGGAAATCGCCAAGTTCGAGGCCGTCGCCTCCCGCTGGTGGGATCTGGAAGGCGAGTTCAAACCGCTGCACCGCATCAACCCGCTGCGCCTGAACTACATCATGCAGCGCGCCGGCGGCATTTTTGACAAGCAGGTGCTCGACGTGGGCTGCGGCGGCGGCATTCTGGCGGAAAGCATGGCGCGCGAAGGCGCCAAGGTGACCGGGCTGGACATGGGCGCGGAGCCGCTGCAGGTCGCGCGGCTGCACGCGCTGGAAAGCGGCATGGACGTCACCTATGTGCAGGAGACGGTGGAAAGCCACGCTCAGGCCAACCCGCAACGCTACGACGTGGTCACCTGCATGGAGATGCTGGAGCACGTGCCGGATCCGGCCTCGGTGGTGCGCGCCTGCGCCCAGCTGGTGAAACCGGGCGGCCACGTGTTCTTCTCCACCATCAACCGCAACACCAAAGCCTGGCTGATGGCGGTGATCGGCGCGGAGTACGTGCTGAAGATGGTGCCGCAGGGCACCCACGATCATAAGAAGTTCATTCGCCCTTCCGAACTGATCGGCTGGGTCGACGGCACGCCGCTGCGCGAAAAGCACATGATCGGCCTGCATTACAACCCGATCACCGATCATTTCAAGCTTGGGCGCAACGTTGACGTGAATTACATGGTGCACACCCAGCACGAAGGTTAAGCGCTGTAAACCGCGCCGGCCCTGCATTACCGGGGGGCGGCGCCGTTGGCGTATTCGGAAAAATACCTAATTTCCGCGATTTCGCTCAAAATACCCGTTGTAAACAGTTTTTTAGAATATTAAATCAGATCAATATGCCGTTTTTTTCTAACGTTTAATAAAGCGCCAAACGATCGATTTTTTCAGTTTTTCAGTAAAATCTGATCGCGCTTATTGACAAGCTTGTCGCGCCAGTCACGGCGCGCACTGCGAACGGCAAGTTACATTTCACCCCCAAGTTATCCACAAATTAGGCCGGTTTTGTTCACTTGCAAACGCCGTTTTTTCTCACTATCTTGTTACCTCACCGACATACAACCCCTATATATAGTGTTTACATACTGAGCAGAGCGACTACACTTCTGCTTAGGGGCACCATACGGACAGGTAAAACACCACATGAACCAAAGTCTGCTTGTAACTAAACGCGA comes from Serratia sarumanii and encodes:
- the ubiG gene encoding bifunctional 2-polyprenyl-6-hydroxyphenol methylase/3-demethylubiquinol 3-O-methyltransferase UbiG, with protein sequence MNAESSSRVQNVDHQEIAKFEAVASRWWDLEGEFKPLHRINPLRLNYIMQRAGGIFDKQVLDVGCGGGILAESMAREGAKVTGLDMGAEPLQVARLHALESGMDVTYVQETVESHAQANPQRYDVVTCMEMLEHVPDPASVVRACAQLVKPGGHVFFSTINRNTKAWLMAVIGAEYVLKMVPQGTHDHKKFIRPSELIGWVDGTPLREKHMIGLHYNPITDHFKLGRNVDVNYMVHTQHEG